The proteins below come from a single Streptomyces sp. MRC013 genomic window:
- a CDS encoding streptophobe family protein — protein sequence MSSHSSAGRGAAPKSLRQAVRAWLHALAAVSAAFAAMALTAALGLWAAGAAGLPDGAFPRVVAAVVVMAAGGDVEPTGSAGGLARTDAELTAMPLSVSLVGALVLAAGFLRPLRHRAVASAGELLARVARTAALWLAGLAALTVPARHTFTDLLPPGSPADLFGDLLDASPSLGFRADPGGTLPYGLLWVLGVLAAALLVSRRAPLPARLVRHREAVRPAASAMLLLLLAYVVLGLAAGLVVAATRGHAADTFAVLLLGLPNLAWLALGLGIGASWEGRVDGPFGLPVPHVLDRVLRGPEDTVLDVRSLAAHDDRAWWLVPVAAVLLLAAAFATAVRSPARPRPWRHALHLGTAFALTLLAVAPLTRLDARFGLSLLGFFEVDALSGQVGLRPRLWTAVGLALPWGAAAGLLGELLAHRVRRPGPTGGRPPRPAGDTPG from the coding sequence GTGAGCAGCCACAGCAGCGCGGGGCGCGGCGCCGCGCCGAAGAGCCTCCGGCAGGCCGTGCGGGCCTGGCTCCACGCCCTGGCCGCGGTGTCCGCCGCGTTCGCCGCGATGGCGCTGACCGCCGCCCTCGGGCTGTGGGCGGCGGGCGCGGCGGGCCTGCCGGACGGGGCGTTCCCCCGTGTCGTCGCCGCCGTCGTCGTCATGGCGGCGGGCGGCGACGTCGAGCCGACGGGGAGCGCGGGCGGCCTCGCCCGCACGGACGCCGAACTGACCGCCATGCCGCTGTCGGTGTCCCTCGTCGGCGCCCTCGTCCTCGCCGCCGGGTTCCTGCGGCCGCTGCGCCACCGGGCCGTCGCCTCGGCGGGGGAGCTCCTCGCCCGCGTCGCCCGCACGGCCGCCCTCTGGCTCGCCGGGCTCGCCGCCCTGACGGTCCCGGCCCGCCACACCTTCACCGACCTGCTGCCCCCCGGCTCGCCCGCCGACCTGTTCGGGGACCTCCTGGACGCCTCGCCCAGCCTCGGCTTCCGCGCCGACCCCGGCGGCACGCTCCCGTACGGCCTGCTCTGGGTGCTCGGCGTGCTCGCCGCGGCCCTGCTGGTCTCCCGCCGGGCGCCGCTCCCGGCCCGGCTCGTGCGCCACCGGGAGGCCGTGCGGCCGGCCGCGTCCGCCATGCTCCTGCTGCTCCTCGCGTACGTCGTCCTCGGTCTGGCCGCCGGCCTCGTCGTGGCCGCCACGCGCGGCCACGCGGCGGACACGTTCGCCGTGCTCCTCCTGGGCCTGCCCAACCTGGCGTGGCTCGCGCTGGGCCTGGGGATCGGCGCCTCCTGGGAGGGCCGGGTCGACGGCCCGTTCGGGCTGCCCGTGCCGCACGTCCTCGACCGGGTGCTGCGCGGCCCGGAGGACACCGTCCTCGACGTGCGGTCCCTCGCCGCCCACGACGACCGCGCCTGGTGGCTGGTCCCCGTCGCGGCGGTACTGCTGCTGGCCGCCGCGTTCGCGACGGCGGTCCGCTCGCCGGCCCGCCCCCGTCCGTGGCGGCACGCCCTCCACCTGGGTACGGCGTTCGCCCTCACCCTGCTCGCCGTGGCGCCGCTGACCCGCCTCGACGCGCGGTTCGGGCTGTCGCTGCTCGGCTTCTTCGAGGTCGACGCCCTCAGCGGGCAGGTCGGCCTCCGCCCCCGCCTGTGGACGGCCGTCGGCCTGGCCCTCCCGTGGGGCGCCGCCGCCGGCCTCCTCGGCGAGCTCCTCGCACACCGGGTGCGCCGCCCCGGCCCGACCGGCGGGCGACCGCCCCGGCCCGCCGGGGACACCCCTGGGTAG
- the nadE gene encoding ammonia-dependent NAD(+) synthetase: MSEAASIALQQEIARELGVAGTFEAEREIERRVAFLAERLTSTGLRSLVLGISGGVDSTTAGRLCQLAVERARAAGHEARFHAMRLPYGVQADEHDARLALAFIRADHVLTVDVRPASDAALEALLAAGVSFRDARHQDFVLGNIKARQRMIAQYAVAGAHDGLVVGTDHAAEAVSGFFTKFGDGAADLMPLAGLTKRRVRAVAAALGAPAELVRKTPTADLETLAPGRADEEALGVTYDDIDDFLEGRSVDGHARETIVNRYRLTDHKRRLPLTP; this comes from the coding sequence GTGAGCGAGGCGGCATCCATCGCCCTGCAGCAGGAGATAGCCCGGGAACTCGGGGTCGCCGGTACCTTCGAGGCCGAGCGGGAGATCGAGCGCCGGGTGGCCTTCCTCGCCGAGCGGCTGACCTCCACGGGTCTGCGCTCCCTCGTGCTCGGCATCAGCGGAGGCGTCGACTCCACCACCGCCGGCCGGCTGTGCCAGCTCGCCGTCGAGCGGGCCCGGGCCGCCGGGCACGAGGCGCGGTTCCACGCCATGCGGCTGCCCTACGGGGTCCAGGCCGACGAGCACGACGCCCGGCTCGCGCTCGCCTTCATCCGGGCCGACCACGTACTGACCGTGGACGTCAGGCCCGCGAGCGACGCCGCCCTCGAGGCCCTGCTGGCCGCCGGCGTGAGCTTCCGCGACGCCCGCCACCAGGACTTCGTGCTCGGCAACATCAAGGCCCGGCAGCGCATGATCGCCCAGTACGCGGTGGCCGGAGCGCACGACGGCCTGGTCGTCGGCACCGACCACGCCGCCGAGGCGGTCTCCGGTTTCTTCACCAAGTTCGGCGACGGCGCCGCCGACCTGATGCCGCTGGCCGGCCTGACCAAGCGCCGGGTGCGCGCCGTCGCGGCCGCGCTGGGCGCCCCCGCCGAGCTGGTGCGGAAGACCCCGACGGCAGACCTGGAGACCCTCGCCCCGGGCCGGGCCGACGAGGAGGCGCTCGGGGTCACCTACGACGACATCGACGACTTCCTGGAGGGCAGGTCCGTGGACGGGCACGCCCGGGAGACGATCGTGAACCGCTACCGCCTCACCGACCACAAGCGCCGGCTGCCCCTCACGCCCTGA
- a CDS encoding serine/threonine-protein kinase, translating to MASGVDLPAGRPSGLVGQRVAHYRIDAEVGRGGMAVVYRATDLRLGRTVALKLLAPELARNDTFRKRFTHESRVAAAIDHPNIVPVFEAGETRGLLYIAMRYVPGQDLRALLDRTGPLPVATALRIAVQIASALDAAHAHDLVHRDVKPGNVLVAEGTDSERPEHVYLTDFGLTKKSLSLTGFTSVGQFVGTLDYVAPEQISGRPVDGRCDVYSLGCVVHETLTGAPPFLRDDDMALLWAHQYDPPPPLSDVRPGLPPGLDGVLAKALAKAPEHRFDSCMGFVAELRRAADRGEDGGRGAGGPAEGPPPSPAGPPPPPPAPPRWALPVFRHGRPAP from the coding sequence ATGGCGTCGGGCGTCGACCTGCCCGCCGGGCGGCCGTCGGGGCTGGTGGGGCAGCGGGTCGCGCACTACCGGATCGACGCCGAGGTCGGCCGCGGCGGCATGGCGGTCGTGTACCGGGCGACGGACCTGCGGCTGGGCCGGACCGTGGCGCTGAAGCTCCTGGCGCCGGAGCTGGCCCGCAACGACACGTTCCGCAAGCGGTTCACGCACGAGTCGCGGGTGGCCGCCGCGATCGACCACCCGAACATCGTGCCGGTCTTCGAGGCCGGCGAGACCCGGGGCCTGCTGTACATCGCCATGCGGTACGTGCCGGGGCAGGACCTGCGGGCGCTGCTGGACCGCACCGGCCCGCTGCCCGTCGCCACGGCGCTGCGGATCGCCGTGCAGATCGCGTCGGCACTGGACGCGGCGCACGCCCACGACCTGGTGCACCGGGACGTGAAGCCGGGCAACGTCCTGGTCGCCGAGGGGACGGACAGCGAGCGGCCCGAGCACGTCTACCTCACGGACTTCGGGCTGACGAAGAAGTCGCTCTCCCTGACCGGCTTCACCAGCGTCGGCCAGTTCGTGGGCACCCTCGACTACGTGGCGCCGGAGCAGATCTCGGGGCGGCCCGTGGACGGCCGGTGCGACGTGTACAGCCTGGGGTGCGTCGTCCACGAGACGCTGACCGGCGCGCCCCCGTTCCTCCGGGACGACGACATGGCCCTGCTCTGGGCGCACCAGTACGACCCCCCGCCCCCGCTGAGCGACGTGCGGCCGGGGCTGCCGCCCGGGCTGGACGGGGTGCTGGCGAAGGCGCTGGCGAAGGCCCCGGAGCACCGGTTCGACTCGTGCATGGGGTTCGTGGCGGAGCTGCGGCGGGCGGCGGACCGCGGGGAGGACGGCGGGCGGGGCGCGGGCGGCCCGGCGGAGGGGCCTCCCCCGTCGCCCGCCGGGCCGCCGCCCCCGCCGCCCGCTCCTCCCCGGTGGGCACTGCCCGTCTTCCGCCACGGCCGGCCCGCGCCGTGA